The genomic stretch ACCTCACGCACCGGTTCGGTGACCTTGACGGGCGGAGGGGCCTGAAGTTTTTTCAAGTCCTGCAGCTCGCGGTCCAGGTCACTCGTCATTTCCTCGGACAGCGACGCACGCTTTGCCGGCGTCACCGGCGGCTTCGGCGGCTCTTGCGGAGTCGACACCTGCGGCGCCGCCATATCCGGCACGTTCAGCTTCTTCAACATGGCGTCGACATCTGATCGCTCCGGCGCCCCCAACTTGGGCTGCGGAGACTTCTTGACCTCGGCCGGCTTCATGGGCGCGATGTCACCATACTTCGGCGCGTTTAACGGCAACTCCACGTCTTTCATAACATCCCGCAACACATCAGCTCGATTCGTCACCGGAGCTGAAGAGGGCGACTTGGCGGCATGGGGAACCGGCTGTGGCGCCGCCAACACGGGCGCCTCCAACTTGGGAACAGGAACCGGGGGCGGTGTGGGTGCCGGAGGTGCCGGCTTGGCAACCGGTGCCGCTTGGACGGGTGGCGGAGGGGTCGGCGTCGGGGCCTGTACCGGTTTGGGAGGCACGGGCATCGGAGCCGGCTGCACCGGCTTCGGCGCAGGCTTCGGCACCGCCTTTTCAACTTTTTCCACCTTCGGCTCGGGCTTCGCCTCCACGGGCGGCAAGGTTACCAGAGACACTTCGACCGCCGAGAGGGGCCGTTCGGTCTTCTTGAAAAATTTGGCCCCCATGATGACGGACAGAAGGCAGAGATGTAGCAATAGTGAAACCGCAAGCGTCTTGCGAAGACGGTCACTCCCGGGGCTCCCCATATCTCCGATCAACGATAACGTGGTATGTCTTGGCAGGGCTTGGAACGTCATGACTTGCGATACGATCGTATGGCACGGAAGAACCGTGCCGCTACTTCTTGCGTGACTGCGCGGGAGTTGCAACCGACTCGTTGACGTGCTCGGCCCCTGTGGGCTCCGTCACCATGCCGAGCTTCTCAATCCCGGCTTTCTTCACGCTATCCATCACCTGCACCACGATGCCGTAGGGCACATCCCGATCGGCACGCAGATACAGCGAGACATCCGGGCTTTGATCTTTCAATGCCCGGAGCCTGCGCTCCAACTGCACCACACTCACCGCGTCCTTATCCAAATACAAACGCTGATCCCGCTCAATGGACAAAACAGCTCTCGCTTCCGGCTTAATCGTATTGCTGGCAGATTTGGGAAGATTGATATCCATCCCGCGATACAGCATGGGCGCGGTCACCATGAAAATGACGAGCAACACCAGCACCACGTCCACGAGCGGGATCACATTGATCTCTGCCATGAAACGGCGGTGACGGGTCTCCGACGTCATTACTGAACCCCGGCCGGCGTTTGCTTCAAGCGGGTCTGCAATGAACGCATGGCCTCGACGGTAAATGACTCAATCCGAAACACGGTCTTGCGAATGCGCGTGAGAAAATAATTATAGAAAATGACTGCGGGAATGGCGGTAAACAATCCGGCCGCCGTCGCCACCAACGCCTCAGAGACGCCCGGCGCCACGGCTGCGATACTGGCTGTGCCCTGCATACCGATCTCACGGAAGGAATCGATGATACCCAGCACGGTTCCGAGCAAGCCGATGAACGGCGTGATGTTCCCCGTGGTCGCCAGGACCGGCAAGTAGGACTCCAGATGCGAGACTTGGTTTTGTACGAGGTACGACACCGTCTTGTCCATGTACTGGTGATCGAAAGCTGGCCCCGCCTCCTTCGATCCCCCGGCCACGTGAGAGGCGCTCACGGCACCATCCCCGGACACCGTGAGAACGCGATCCATAATGCCTTGAAACACGCGCGCGCTCGGACTGCCTTCCGCCCGTTTTGATTGGCGGTAAAGTTCATCGAGGTCGCGAATCTTGGAGAAGGCGTTAAAAAACCGCTGATCTTCCCGATCAGCGGCCTTAAAACTCCGCCATTTGTAAAGAATCACACCCCAGGAAAGAATCGAGGCGATGAAGAGAAGCAGGAGCACGATTTTCGACACCGCTCCCAGCGAGCCTACTAACCCCATTACGCCTGACTGGAACATGAGCCTAGACCTTTCCCTTCACATGGCGTCGCATGAAAACGGTAGCATGGAGTGTACCAAAAGTTGGGGGAATGGCGGGGCCGACGGGATTTGAACCCGCGACTTCCAGATTGACAATCTGGCGTCCTAACCAGGCTGAACGACGGCCCCACGCAACCCAAGATGGCGGAAGAAAAGAATTCAGAGCTTCAGAATCAATCTGTCTAAATACGGTAGCGCGTACTCTTGTACATCACTACTAATGGATAAGGCAATGCCTTCCCACTAATTCCCTGTATTTCTTTTGGTAGGCGGAACAGGGATCGAACCTGTGACCTCTGCCTTGTAAGGGCAGCGCTCTCCCAATTGAGCTATCCGCCCGATTTTTCTCAGTCTCGGCAGATTTTTTGGATGCTATCAACTCCACCAAGCAGTGTCAACCAAGAATCATGCATTATTCTTGCAGGATTTTCTCACTGCTTCATCATTCGGACTCCCCGACGCCCTTCGCAACCCCTCGCTCCTCGACCAGAACGTCTTTCCGTGCCGATCTGTTGCGCGGGAAACACGCCGTGTGGACTTTTTTCAACTGTGCTGAGTCGACGTGGGTATAAATTTGCGTCGTCGCGATGTCGGCATGCCCGAGCATCGCTTGCACCGATCGCAAGTCGGCGCCGCCTTGCAACAGATGTGTGGCAAACGAATGCCGGAGCATGTGGGGCGACGGCATGCGCGCAATCCCAGCCCGCTGTGCGCGCCCGCGCAGCAGTTTCCAAAATCCTTGGCGCGTCAACGGCGTGCCTCGGCGAGTGACAAACACGAAGCGAGACGATCGCTGCTTCAAGAGGACCGGTCGAACATGCCGCAGATACGCCTGCATCTCCGCCACGGCCGGCCGCCCGATCGGCACCACACGCTGCTTGTCCCCCTTGCCGGTGATGCCGAGATAGCCGACCTCCAGATTGCACTGATCGACCTTCAAGGCAATGAGTTCCGACACGCGCAGACCGGCTGCATACAACACCTCCACCATTGCGCGATCGCGTTGGCTTTCCGGCGAGGGATCAACCGGCAGCGCCAGAAGATGCGTCACCTCCTCATGGCTCAACGTTTTCGGCAATTGTCGCGCCCGGGACGTGCTGCGGAGACTCACCGTCGGATTCGCCGAGACGATCCCCTCTTGTTTAAGAAAGCGAAACAGGCTACGGATGGCGGCGAGCGAACGCGCGCGGGAAGAGGGCGCGAGGCCGGAGCGATGCAAGTGTTGGAGAAAGTCGGCGAGGAGCGGGGGAGACACCTCCTGCGCCTCATGCAGTCCTTGGTCTCGAAGATAGCGCTGGAAGGTCGTGACGTCCCGCTGATAGGCCAACAGCGTATTCTGTGACAAGCCACGGGCAATGCGCAGGTAGGTCCAATACCGTTCGATCACTGCATCCAGCGGCAGCGACTCCGACTCCTGCGGAACCTTGTCCGCGCGATCACCGTTCATCGGAAAGGCCCTCGCTGACGAGAACAGAACCCATACGTGTTCGACTATATCCAAGCCTTCCAATGAACACAACGCCATGCGCGCAAGTTACCTTGACACCCCCGCACCTGTTTCCTATAGTAGCCACCATTGCGGCGAGAGCGTTCGCCATGCACAGGAGTCAATGGTTCCTCGATCAGTATTCTGCGCCCCGCATCTCCGCGCGTGCAGCGTCGCCCTCGCGGTGGCGCTCCTCGTAAGCCCTGGCACGCTCACCACGGCTGCTGCCGCCTCCAAGGCTCCTGCACCTTCCCGTTCGGCTCCGGCGAAATCGCCGGCAGCCACGGCACAATCGGCCTTAGACCAGGCCAAACGGCTCATCGACGCGGAACAACCGGAAGCAGCCGCGGTCATGCTGCGACGATTCATCGAAAGCGGCCCCACTCCCGACCTTCTGGACGATGCGTACCTCCTGATGGCCGCCGCCATGTTCGGCATGAAGGAGCAGACCGAGACGATCCGCTACGTCAATCAACTGCTCGGCGAATTTCCCAGCTCCGACCTGGTCGATCGCGCCAAGCTCCTGCTGGCGAAGACCCACGCGCGAGCCGGCAATCTCGATCTTGCGCTCCCACTCCTCTCGGAAGTCCGCAGCCTGTCGACGGACCCGGCCGTGAAGCGGGATGCCTTGCGGCTCACCGGCGAATTCCAGGCACAGAAAAAGGATTTTCTACGCGCGATTCAAGCCTGGCTGGATGAACTCCCGCTGGATACCGGCGAGCAGGCGCACGACACGGAAAGTCAGATTCGGGAGTTGGTCAACGAGAAGCTCGATATCCCAACGCTTGTACGCGTACGGGATGCCTATCCAAAAACGTTTCCGGGAGACCTCGCATCTATCAAGCTGATCGAACTCCACACCGCGTCGGGGGAAGATCACCTGGTCGAGCGGGATCTGCGCCTGTTTCTCAGCCGGTTCCCCACGCATGCGTACGCCGCGAAAGCCGCCGATCTGCAGGCTGTGGTCCGAACCAAATTCAAATCGCATCCCTACTCCATTGCCGCTATTTTTCCCATGTCCGGCAAACTGGCGCCGTTCGGGACAGAAGTGTTGAACGGCATTCAACTCGCGCTGGAACGACCGAAAGACGGCGGGGACAGCCCGTCCATCGGCCTGATCGTCAAGGATACGGAATCCGACCGGGCGGCCTTTCTCGATGAACTCTCCAATGTGCTCTCCGACGATCGACCGCTGGCCGTGATCGGTCCCCTGCTGTCGAAAAATCTTCCCGTGATGGCGGAGATGGCCGAACGTACGCATATTCCGCTCATCACACCGAGCGCGACCGTCCCAAACCTGCGACGATTCGGCAACTACGTCTTCAGCACGGCGCTCACCTATGGGCAGCAGGCCAAACGCGTGGCGGAGTACGCGACCAAGGAACAACCATTCAAGCGCTTCGCCGTCCTCTACCCCGACACGCCCTACGGCCGCGACCTGGCCCGCCTATTCGCCCAAGAAATCCGGCAACAGGACGGAGAACTGATCGCGAGCGAACCCTACAAGGAAGGCGACAGCGACTTTCGTGCCGTGATCGGCAAACTCAAGGCCGAAGATCTCAAGAAATACGGTGTGGAAGTACAAGTCGACAACGACCCGGCCAAAACCGGCATCAGACAGGGTGGCAAGAAGGGTAAACGCCTGCTCTACTCACCAGGATTCGACGCGGTCTTCATTCCGGGACGTTCGCTGGATGTGGGACTGCTGGCAGCCCAATTGGCGTTTTTTGACATTGCAGTGCCGTTACTCGGGGGCAATGGATGGAACACGCCGGATTTCGCGCGGGTCGCCGACCGAACCGTCGAAGGCGGTGTGTTTGCCGACGGATTTTTCGCCGAGAGTGCCAACCCAGTCGTACAGGAGTTCGTGGAACGGTATCGCAAACGATTTCAGGCCACACCCTCGCTCTTCGCCGCGCAAGGCTATGACGCCGCGCGATTGGCCGTGGAAGCCATCCGGCGAGGCGCGACCAGCGGAGAGGCCATCCGCGACTATTTGATGATGCAACATGACCTGCCGACCCTGAGCGGCCCCAGCGGGTTCAGTCCCGACGGCACTCTCAATCGCCACGTCTTTCTCATCCAAGTGAAACAGGGCAAGTTCGTCCCCCTGGACTAACGAGACCCACGCAGAACACCATACTAGGGACACGACGCGCTTCCCCATGAGGCCGGCGCGCGCATACGGGAGTGAGGGTATGACGACGACTCGAAAGCGGGTACTCAGCGGAATGCAAGCCAGCGGGCTGCTCCACCTCGGTAATTGGTTGGGGGCGCTGGAGAATTGGAACGCGCTGCAGGAGCAATACGACTGTTTCTTCTTCGTGGCGGACTGGCATGCCCTGTCGTCCAACTACGCCGATACCAGCCGCATTCGCGAATACGTACGGGAAATGTTGATCGATTGGCTGGCTGCCGGTATCGATCCGCAGCGAGCCACCGTCTTCATTCAATCGCAGGTCCCGGACCACGCGGTGCTGCACCTGCTGTTTTCAATGATGATCCCCGTGTCTTGGCTGGAGCGGAATCCGACCTACAAGGAAAAACAGGAAGAAATCAAAGAGCGGGACCTCAGCACCTATGGGTTTCTCGGCTACCCGGTCCTGCAGGCCGCGGACATTCTTCTCTACAAGCCTGACTTCGTCCCGGTGGGGAAGGACCAGTTACCGCACCTCGAACTCACCCGCGAACTCGCACGCCGATTCAACGGCCTGTACCGGCCCGTATTTCCCGAGCCGCAGGAACACCTCACTAAGTTCCCGAAAGTGCTCGGCACCGACGGGCGTAAGATGAGCAAAAGCTATGGCAACGCCATCAATCTGTCCGATGCGGAACCGGTGGTCCGGCAGAAGATCAAAACAATGATCACCGACCCCGCTCGTGTACGCCGACACGACCCGGGCAACCCGGATGTCTGTCCGGTCTACGATTTTCACAAGATCTTTTCGCCGCTACCCGTCATCGAGCAAGTCAACCAAGATTGCCGCACGGCTGCCATCGGCTGCATTGACTGCAAGAAACTCGTTGCCGACCGTGTGGTGGAGCGGCTCGCACCCATGTGGGACGTGCGCGCAGCGCTGACGCAACAGCCGGAGCGTCTGGACGACATTGTTGAAGACGGACGCCGGCGGGCGACGGCGGTTTCTTCTCAGACCATGGCCGAAGTGCGCGATGCCATGAAGATCTGACCCCCTCCTCACGCCACGCAACCCAGATAAGCCGAGCGCATGCCGCCATACCGCGCCTCACGCCGCTCACCAAACGGGGAATCCCGGCGCTCTGCGGAGGTCGTGGGGAACAGGACCGAGTGATGGGAGCAGGCAGGACGGCGATTAGGCCGGCTTCGCTAGTTTACGCCAGACGTCCGTCAGGTGGCGCTGAACCGGCACACGGATTTTCGTGATGGACAGGCCGAACTCATTCGGCCTGCACCACCGGACGGTGGCTGCGTCGATGAGAATCGGGTTGGCGCTATCACCGGGGAAAATACACAGTTCCACTTCAGCCCCCACGGTGACCGGAACGGGACTGAGAATTCTGCACCCACCGGGCGACAAGTCCGTGAGATCCCCATCCCCGGCCAGCATTTTCCCCTTCATGGAAAAATGGCTGCGAAACTGCACGCGCACCCGTTCATGCTTGCGTTGATTTTTCATCGTGAGGCGGCCTCCACGCCGGGATGGTCCGGGCTCCTGCGTATGACCCGTACGATAGGACAGAACCTGCCAAAAGGCCAGCACTGCCTGTTTCTTCGCGAGACACACCCACGATCTACGGCCCACCTCTCGCCCGGCATCTACCGCAGGACGACGGCTACAGCGCCTGCGGCGTCGGTTCATGCGACGGTGTGCTGGCCCGCTCGAGCAAATCCCGCCCGACGACGATCGGCGCATGAAAGTGAATGGCCAGAGCGATGGAATCCGACGAACGGCTATCGAATACCTTTTCCTGCCCTTGAAAGGCTACGGTTAAACTTCCGTAGAAGGTGCCGGACTTCAACGTGATGACGGTCCGAACGACCCGTCCGCCCAATGACTCGAGTATGGTATGCATCAACTCATGCGAGAGGGGACGGGGCAACTTTTCGCCGGTGAGGGCCGCCTGAATAGAAGCGGCGACCGTATGATCCACAAAGACAGGGATGGTCTTTCCATCCGCAGAGAGCAGCACCACCGGGCCGTGATCGGACAAAGCAACCCGCACCTCGCTGATCGTCACTTGGGAAGAGGCTCCGCCATCATCCGCGCGGGCAAGGAAATCGCCGGAGGAGATGGCCAGCATCGGGAGAAACAGTGCACTCAGCAACCACCGCCGTGCGTTCGCGATCATGGTTTCCTCCTGTCATGACATGGAGGCCCGTTCACATGACACAATCGGCTTGACGAATCCCGCCGCTGCACACAAGCACCGACCGCTTCGTCCGACAAAAACAACCTCGCCGCGGTCAGGCCCGCACGAAGGAATTACACTCTCGCTCCAGACCGATTTCGGTCTCCGCCCCATGTCCGGTCACCACGGCGGTCCGTGCATCGAGCGTATAGAGCCGCTCACGGATCGATTGTTCGATGGCCTCGAAATCTCCGCCCCACAGATCGGTGCGACCGATGCTGCCGCGAAATAATGTGTCGCCCGCCACGAGAAGTTGTGCGGTCGGAAAATGAAAACACATGGAACCAGGCGTATGCCCGGGCGTATGTAACGCCACCCCTTCCAGCTGGCCGATCGTCACACGCTCCTCATCCGTCAGCCAATGATCCGGCGGCGGCGCCGGTACGTAGGGCACACCGAACATACGGCACTGTGTCTCCAGCATGTCCCAGAGCGGGCGGTCCTCCTGGTGCAGGCAGAGCACTGCCCCTGTGGCGTGCTTCATGGCTCCCGACGCAAGAAAGTGGTCGAAGTGCGCATGCGTGTGCAGAATGCTGACCACCGTCAGGCCCAGGGCTTGGACCTCCCGCAGAATACGTTCAGGCGCACCGCCAGGATCGACCACCACCGCCTGCTTGGTAACAGGGTCACCAATGATCGAACAATTGCACCCGAGCGGGGGGACCGAAAATGTTTTGCGAATCATGCCTCTCCTCACACCCTCCATCGCTGTCGACACACAGAACCGGCGTCACTCCCGCCTGCCCGACCGTCCCTGCTCAGGACGCGACACCCATACCACCTCCGTGCCGTACAACTCCCAAGTCTGGCGTTGTCGGACGAACCAGAGCAGGAACCCCGCCCCGGTTCCATCCTGGCGCGGATTGGCGACATAGAGCAACGCCTGATCTCCTCGCCTCGTGAAGCCCACACGTGAAAACGCGAGCCGATCGATGACGTCGGGAGCACCCCGTTCCTCATCCACCCGTTGCGCAACAGGCCACGTCAGCAGAGCCGTCTCCGCATCCGATCCACCCTCACCGGACACAAACCGATACCGCACGCCAAAACCGAACCGAGTGTCCAAACGTGACGGCCTCTGGGCCTTCGCCACGAAATCACGAATCAGGTCTTGCGGCAATTGATGATCAAACAGGTCCTGCTCGGCAAACCAGGCGACCGTGGGCACGCGCGGCTCGTCGGGATGTAGGTGCGTCGTCGTCATCCGTTCGATCACCACAAGCTTCGTCTGGGACGTGAGAAACTTGGTTTCAACCGCGAGATCGTACAACGCATAATCCTCGGCAGGCACCGACTCCGGCAACTCCGACAGAGTCGCGGCAGGAACACTTGCCGGTTGGACCAGCAGCAGACTCAGGAAAAAGATCGCCCCGTACCAGAACGCCATGACACAGAATAGCCGCTCCATTCGCGATGGGTCAAACCGGCGAGAATGTGAATGAAGATGGACAAGGGGGGACAAACTCTGGTAATGGTCAGATTGTTCCACCCAAACTATGATCAAGGCCCCTCAGCGATCACTCGCTCCCCTCTTCGGCCTCGCGGTACTATCGTGGTGCGCCGGTTGCGCGCCGGACGAGTCTCCCTTTCGACAGGAAAATGAAGCCCTGCGCAAGCAACTGGCCAAGCAGGAGTCGTTGCTGAATTCGCTGCAAGACGGCAATAAAGTCATGCAGCAACAGATCGATCTGCTGAATCAGGAGCTGCGCGACGCCAAGAAGCAAGCCGACCATGCCCAGGCGGAGGCAAAAACCCTGCAGACCGAAGCCAAGGCGCTCGGCACCAGGCTCGACGCGCAACTCGCCGAATCCAAGAAGCTCTCCGGCGAAATTCAACGCACCGCCGCCAAAGCCGCCCAGCTCACGGACAGCATCCGGGTGGAAGAGAAGGGTGCACAGGTGGAAGACCTCCCCCGCCCGTTAACGGCTGTCGGAAAAGCCGCTGAAGAAGCCTTGGCCCGTAACGGCTACCGGGTGAGAATCACCGTGA from Nitrospira sp. encodes the following:
- a CDS encoding MBL fold metallo-hydrolase → MIRKTFSVPPLGCNCSIIGDPVTKQAVVVDPGGAPERILREVQALGLTVVSILHTHAHFDHFLASGAMKHATGAVLCLHQEDRPLWDMLETQCRMFGVPYVPAPPPDHWLTDEERVTIGQLEGVALHTPGHTPGSMCFHFPTAQLLVAGDTLFRGSIGRTDLWGGDFEAIEQSIRERLYTLDARTAVVTGHGAETEIGLERECNSFVRA
- a CDS encoding penicillin-binding protein activator, whose amino-acid sequence is MVPRSVFCAPHLRACSVALAVALLVSPGTLTTAAAASKAPAPSRSAPAKSPAATAQSALDQAKRLIDAEQPEAAAVMLRRFIESGPTPDLLDDAYLLMAAAMFGMKEQTETIRYVNQLLGEFPSSDLVDRAKLLLAKTHARAGNLDLALPLLSEVRSLSTDPAVKRDALRLTGEFQAQKKDFLRAIQAWLDELPLDTGEQAHDTESQIRELVNEKLDIPTLVRVRDAYPKTFPGDLASIKLIELHTASGEDHLVERDLRLFLSRFPTHAYAAKAADLQAVVRTKFKSHPYSIAAIFPMSGKLAPFGTEVLNGIQLALERPKDGGDSPSIGLIVKDTESDRAAFLDELSNVLSDDRPLAVIGPLLSKNLPVMAEMAERTHIPLITPSATVPNLRRFGNYVFSTALTYGQQAKRVAEYATKEQPFKRFAVLYPDTPYGRDLARLFAQEIRQQDGELIASEPYKEGDSDFRAVIGKLKAEDLKKYGVEVQVDNDPAKTGIRQGGKKGKRLLYSPGFDAVFIPGRSLDVGLLAAQLAFFDIAVPLLGGNGWNTPDFARVADRTVEGGVFADGFFAESANPVVQEFVERYRKRFQATPSLFAAQGYDAARLAVEAIRRGATSGEAIRDYLMMQHDLPTLSGPSGFSPDGTLNRHVFLIQVKQGKFVPLD
- the trpS gene encoding tryptophan--tRNA ligase; its protein translation is MTTTRKRVLSGMQASGLLHLGNWLGALENWNALQEQYDCFFFVADWHALSSNYADTSRIREYVREMLIDWLAAGIDPQRATVFIQSQVPDHAVLHLLFSMMIPVSWLERNPTYKEKQEEIKERDLSTYGFLGYPVLQAADILLYKPDFVPVGKDQLPHLELTRELARRFNGLYRPVFPEPQEHLTKFPKVLGTDGRKMSKSYGNAINLSDAEPVVRQKIKTMITDPARVRRHDPGNPDVCPVYDFHKIFSPLPVIEQVNQDCRTAAIGCIDCKKLVADRVVERLAPMWDVRAALTQQPERLDDIVEDGRRRATAVSSQTMAEVRDAMKI
- a CDS encoding TonB family protein, which gives rise to MTFQALPRHTTLSLIGDMGSPGSDRLRKTLAVSLLLHLCLLSVIMGAKFFKKTERPLSAVEVSLVTLPPVEAKPEPKVEKVEKAVPKPAPKPVQPAPMPVPPKPVQAPTPTPPPPVQAAPVAKPAPPAPTPPPVPVPKLEAPVLAAPQPVPHAAKSPSSAPVTNRADVLRDVMKDVELPLNAPKYGDIAPMKPAEVKKSPQPKLGAPERSDVDAMLKKLNVPDMAAPQVSTPQEPPKPPVTPAKRASLSEEMTSDLDRELQDLKKLQAPPPVKVTEPVREVKPMFREPQPTVTAPPVMASIPRTKPIPTLRVPGVSGSNPYLARVQARISGFWTAPPVDITGKALTVTVRFRLERDGRVGSVIIEQSSGNDYYDMAAQRAIQSAIPLPPFPPDLTDSYFDAHFTFAVGEAAG
- a CDS encoding MotA/TolQ/ExbB proton channel family protein; this translates as MDRVLTVSGDGAVSASHVAGGSKEAGPAFDHQYMDKTVSYLVQNQVSHLESYLPVLATTGNITPFIGLLGTVLGIIDSFREIGMQGTASIAAVAPGVSEALVATAAGLFTAIPAVIFYNYFLTRIRKTVFRIESFTVEAMRSLQTRLKQTPAGVQ
- a CDS encoding biopolymer transporter ExbD, coding for MTSETRHRRFMAEINVIPLVDVVLVLLVIFMVTAPMLYRGMDINLPKSASNTIKPEARAVLSIERDQRLYLDKDAVSVVQLERRLRALKDQSPDVSLYLRADRDVPYGIVVQVMDSVKKAGIEKLGMVTEPTGAEHVNESVATPAQSRKK
- a CDS encoding PilZ domain-containing protein gives rise to the protein MKNQRKHERVRVQFRSHFSMKGKMLAGDGDLTDLSPGGCRILSPVPVTVGAEVELCIFPGDSANPILIDAATVRWCRPNEFGLSITKIRVPVQRHLTDVWRKLAKPA
- a CDS encoding bifunctional nuclease family protein, whose amino-acid sequence is MIANARRWLLSALFLPMLAISSGDFLARADDGGASSQVTISEVRVALSDHGPVVLLSADGKTIPVFVDHTVAASIQAALTGEKLPRPLSHELMHTILESLGGRVVRTVITLKSGTFYGSLTVAFQGQEKVFDSRSSDSIALAIHFHAPIVVGRDLLERASTPSHEPTPQAL
- the xerD gene encoding site-specific tyrosine recombinase XerD is translated as MNGDRADKVPQESESLPLDAVIERYWTYLRIARGLSQNTLLAYQRDVTTFQRYLRDQGLHEAQEVSPPLLADFLQHLHRSGLAPSSRARSLAAIRSLFRFLKQEGIVSANPTVSLRSTSRARQLPKTLSHEEVTHLLALPVDPSPESQRDRAMVEVLYAAGLRVSELIALKVDQCNLEVGYLGITGKGDKQRVVPIGRPAVAEMQAYLRHVRPVLLKQRSSRFVFVTRRGTPLTRQGFWKLLRGRAQRAGIARMPSPHMLRHSFATHLLQGGADLRSVQAMLGHADIATTQIYTHVDSAQLKKVHTACFPRNRSARKDVLVEERGVAKGVGESE